A genome region from Nocardia sp. NBC_01730 includes the following:
- a CDS encoding biliverdin-producing heme oxygenase, producing the protein MAEAVPFSTQIRGATARQHAEAENSRFMSDMLGGALGVDSYHRYTGQLWFIYRALEGRSDALADDPIAGPFIRPELARTVELERDLAHLIGAEWCTGLEPLPATAAYAERIDECARDWPAGYIAHHYTRYLGDLSGGQVIRGTAEKLWNLPHRGDGVRFYVFDRVGNPAAFKREYRDLLDRLPLDDLERRRVLDEGRRAFAMNTAVFQELAEQFPAAQ; encoded by the coding sequence ATGGCGGAGGCAGTCCCGTTCTCGACGCAGATTCGCGGCGCCACCGCGCGGCAGCACGCGGAGGCGGAGAACTCCCGATTCATGAGCGACATGCTCGGCGGAGCGCTCGGCGTCGATTCGTATCACCGCTACACCGGCCAGCTCTGGTTCATCTATCGCGCGCTCGAGGGGCGCTCGGACGCGCTGGCCGACGACCCGATCGCCGGGCCGTTCATCCGGCCCGAGCTCGCGCGCACCGTCGAACTCGAGCGCGACCTCGCCCACCTCATCGGTGCCGAGTGGTGCACGGGCCTCGAACCGCTGCCCGCGACCGCCGCGTACGCCGAGCGCATCGACGAGTGCGCCCGCGACTGGCCCGCCGGCTACATCGCCCACCACTACACCCGCTACCTCGGTGACCTGTCCGGCGGACAGGTCATCCGCGGCACCGCGGAGAAGCTGTGGAACCTGCCGCACCGCGGTGACGGTGTGCGCTTCTACGTGTTCGACCGCGTCGGCAACCCGGCGGCGTTCAAGCGCGAGTATCGCGACCTGCTCGACCGGCTGCCGCTCGACGATCTGGAGCGCCGCCGCGTGCTCGACGAGGGTCGGCGCGCCTTCGCGATGAACACCGCGGTCTTCCAGGAGCTTGCCGAGCAGTTCCCCGCCGCCCAGTAG
- a CDS encoding threonine/serine ThrE exporter family protein: MGPDTFSGGDITAERVDHLGWRRGLRLRRARRIPVVSQAVGLLVADRQATADTIVSAPAPLQPIDLTDDARVAEVLDLAVRVGEVVLASGTGVVDTTTTVRFIAATYGLSRCSVDVTYDAIRIWADRGPQLPPASAARIVHYRSLDFTRLAAVDRLTRRIRNKLIPPDEARAALDAITSAPHPYQRWTATLAWSLMAAAIAALLGGGALVAAVSFASTAAIDRTNRVLNRYGLPFFFQHVVGGAIAAIPAIVLATLAARLHIDIDPTLIIAAGITVLLSGLQLVGSVQDAITGAPITATARMLEVMMMTGGIIAGIALTLRIADLVDATVPPVYLTSGGDFTDLPVKIMAGAVVALAFALACYAERRALAAAAGSGAAGTICFLLAQQAGFGPVISSAVAATLVGLAGGLMARRALTPPLVVAVAGITPLLPGLKVYRGLSALLNDELLIGANQLLAAVGVGCALAAGVTLGEWFDRTVRRPQILRRFGSLRRPIVRRRRRSAPVQ; the protein is encoded by the coding sequence ATGGGTCCTGACACATTTTCCGGAGGCGACATCACCGCCGAGCGAGTCGACCACCTCGGTTGGCGCCGCGGGTTGCGGCTGCGGCGGGCCCGCCGGATTCCCGTCGTCAGCCAAGCCGTCGGTTTGCTCGTCGCGGACCGTCAGGCGACCGCGGACACCATCGTCTCGGCGCCGGCGCCGCTACAGCCGATCGACCTCACCGACGACGCCCGCGTCGCCGAGGTCCTCGATCTCGCGGTCCGCGTGGGCGAAGTTGTGCTCGCCTCCGGCACCGGTGTTGTCGACACCACGACGACGGTGCGATTCATCGCCGCCACCTACGGCCTGTCCCGCTGCAGCGTTGATGTCACCTACGACGCCATCAGGATCTGGGCCGACCGCGGACCGCAGCTGCCACCGGCGAGCGCCGCTCGGATCGTGCACTACCGGTCCCTGGATTTCACGCGCCTCGCCGCGGTGGACCGGCTGACCCGTCGGATCCGCAACAAGCTGATTCCGCCGGACGAGGCGCGCGCCGCTCTCGATGCGATCACCTCGGCCCCGCACCCCTATCAACGCTGGACCGCTACCTTGGCCTGGTCGCTCATGGCGGCGGCGATCGCCGCACTGCTCGGCGGCGGCGCCCTCGTCGCGGCCGTCAGTTTCGCCAGCACCGCGGCGATCGACCGCACCAACCGGGTGCTCAATCGCTACGGCCTGCCATTCTTCTTCCAACACGTGGTCGGCGGCGCGATCGCGGCGATCCCGGCCATCGTGCTGGCGACCCTCGCCGCCCGGCTGCACATCGACATCGACCCGACCCTGATCATCGCGGCGGGAATCACCGTGCTACTCAGTGGATTACAACTGGTCGGCTCGGTACAGGACGCGATCACCGGCGCCCCCATCACCGCGACCGCCCGCATGCTCGAGGTGATGATGATGACCGGCGGGATCATCGCGGGCATCGCGCTCACGCTGCGCATCGCCGATCTGGTGGACGCCACCGTGCCGCCGGTCTATCTCACCTCCGGCGGCGACTTCACCGACCTGCCGGTGAAGATCATGGCGGGCGCGGTCGTGGCGCTGGCCTTCGCGCTCGCCTGCTATGCCGAACGCCGCGCCCTCGCCGCCGCCGCGGGCAGCGGCGCCGCGGGCACCATCTGCTTCCTGCTCGCGCAGCAAGCCGGGTTCGGTCCGGTGATCTCCTCCGCCGTCGCCGCGACGCTGGTCGGCCTGGCTGGTGGTCTGATGGCCCGCCGGGCGCTGACTCCCCCGCTGGTCGTCGCGGTCGCGGGCATCACCCCGCTGCTACCCGGCCTCAAGGTCTATCGCGGCTTGTCCGCGCTACTCAACGACGAACTGCTGATCGGAGCCAACCAACTACTCGCGGCGGTCGGCGTCGGCTGCGCGCTGGCGGCAGGCGTTACGCTCGGCGAGTGGTTCGACCGGACCGTCCGAAGGCCACAGATACTGCGGCGATTCGGCTCGCTACGACGCCCGATCGTGCGGCGTCGCCGCCGGTCGGCGCCGGTTCAGTGA
- a CDS encoding LLM class F420-dependent oxidoreductase, whose amino-acid sequence MRYGIVLFTSDRGISPADAAVAAERAGFDTFYVPEHTHIPVVRAAAHPRTGDASLPDDRYLRTLDPWVALGTAAAVTSRIGLSTAVALPAEHHPITLAKTIASLDHLSGGRVSLGVGFGWNTDELAHHGVPAGKRRTVLREHLDAMRVLWTEEEADFDGEFVTFGASWSWPKPVRKRIPVLLGAAGTEKTFTWLAKNADGWITTPTENGLDDKIALLHRIWHEHDRADTPQIVALAGRHDAAQLKQWAEFGVTEVVYGLPDRSADDVRAYLTRLAEKLGIEETR is encoded by the coding sequence ATGCGGTACGGAATCGTGTTGTTCACCAGCGATAGGGGAATCAGCCCCGCGGATGCGGCGGTGGCCGCCGAACGTGCCGGTTTCGACACGTTCTATGTGCCCGAGCACACCCATATCCCGGTGGTCCGCGCGGCGGCGCATCCACGCACCGGCGACGCGAGCCTGCCCGACGACCGCTACCTGCGCACCCTCGACCCCTGGGTGGCGCTCGGCACGGCGGCCGCCGTGACCAGTCGCATCGGGCTGTCCACCGCGGTGGCGCTGCCCGCCGAACACCATCCGATCACGCTGGCCAAGACCATCGCCTCGCTGGACCATCTGTCCGGCGGCCGGGTCAGCCTCGGCGTGGGATTCGGGTGGAACACCGATGAGCTGGCCCACCACGGTGTGCCCGCGGGCAAGCGAAGGACTGTGCTGCGCGAGCATCTGGACGCCATGCGCGTCCTCTGGACCGAGGAGGAGGCCGACTTCGACGGGGAGTTCGTGACCTTCGGTGCCAGCTGGTCGTGGCCCAAGCCGGTGCGGAAGCGAATCCCCGTGCTGCTCGGTGCGGCGGGGACCGAGAAGACCTTCACCTGGCTGGCGAAGAACGCCGACGGATGGATCACGACCCCTACCGAGAACGGTCTGGATGACAAAATCGCACTTCTGCACCGGATCTGGCACGAGCACGATCGCGCGGACACGCCCCAGATCGTCGCCCTCGCCGGTCGGCACGACGCGGCGCAGCTGAAGCAGTGGGCCGAATTCGGCGTCACCGAAGTGGTTTACGGGCTGCCCGACCGCTCAGCGGACGACGTCAGGGCCTATCTCACGCGGCTGGCGGAGAAGCTGGGGATCGAGGAAACCCGGTGA
- a CDS encoding vWA domain-containing protein, translating to MPRFTEFTTALAICLIAAALAAPGASAQPNGAEQPPQYAPTMLILDASGSMQRPDPAGTMMDAAKTAVRTFVDTAPAESKVGLMTYGTGTGNTEAEKTSGCRDVQLLRRPDALDKAALTTAVDGIEARGWTPMGTALRQAADTLPSSGPRSVVLVSDGDDTCSPPDPCEVAREVKQRGVDLIMHAIGFAVDARARAQLTCMAQATGGTYTDAADGRALERILPRVSAAALRNYQTAGTPITGTGGYETAPVAAPGQHLDTIGQREKRYWAVDVPAGATAYFSGTVSFPRLPDISSTEDLNTLQLRVYGEDGQDCHVFESELSTASSDGAALTVAKAWDGATKEHTGSASSDKCRGGGRYFFALTWDKVSTGVPERLPIELLVGIEPAATDPGPAATPPPTAFAEPTGSGTPAIGGGSFNVATPLTGSGRYTDTLRQGEFVFYRVRLDWGQGLAYRVRFGGNGGRGLENLSSIRTTLYSPIRQEIDSDFAAYTGTDTVLPTDKPMATVPIRYANRTADDIKARRESVAGWYYLAVKVGSTFEQGDAAPVSIQLDLTVSGARENGPTYSSGIDDGVFGEKATGAGKANGRPRTAAAPTADADTRSATKWLLVAGLGAGAVGVVAVIAGLLVARRRG from the coding sequence ATGCCGAGATTCACCGAGTTCACCACCGCGCTCGCCATCTGCCTGATCGCTGCCGCGCTCGCCGCCCCCGGAGCATCGGCACAGCCGAACGGCGCCGAACAACCCCCGCAGTACGCGCCGACCATGCTGATCTTGGACGCGTCCGGATCGATGCAACGACCGGACCCGGCCGGAACCATGATGGACGCCGCGAAGACCGCGGTCCGCACCTTCGTCGACACCGCACCCGCAGAGTCGAAGGTCGGGCTCATGACCTACGGCACCGGGACCGGAAACACCGAGGCGGAGAAGACCTCGGGATGCCGAGACGTGCAACTGCTGCGCCGCCCGGATGCCCTCGACAAGGCGGCGTTGACCACCGCGGTCGACGGCATCGAGGCCCGCGGCTGGACCCCCATGGGTACCGCCCTGCGCCAGGCCGCCGATACCCTCCCCAGCTCCGGCCCGCGCTCTGTCGTGCTGGTCTCCGATGGCGACGACACCTGCTCCCCACCCGACCCGTGCGAGGTCGCGCGCGAGGTGAAGCAGCGCGGCGTCGACCTGATCATGCACGCGATCGGCTTCGCGGTGGACGCGAGGGCACGCGCCCAGTTGACCTGTATGGCGCAGGCGACCGGCGGCACCTACACCGATGCCGCCGACGGCCGCGCGCTGGAACGCATCCTGCCGCGCGTAAGCGCCGCCGCCTTGCGCAACTACCAGACCGCGGGAACGCCCATCACCGGCACCGGCGGCTACGAGACCGCGCCGGTGGCCGCGCCCGGCCAGCACCTGGACACGATCGGCCAGCGGGAGAAGCGGTACTGGGCGGTGGACGTACCCGCCGGGGCGACCGCCTATTTCAGTGGCACGGTGTCGTTTCCGCGTCTGCCGGACATCTCGTCGACCGAGGACCTGAATACGTTGCAGCTGCGCGTGTACGGCGAGGACGGCCAGGACTGTCACGTCTTCGAGTCCGAGTTGAGCACCGCATCCAGTGACGGCGCAGCGCTGACCGTAGCCAAGGCCTGGGATGGCGCGACCAAGGAGCACACCGGCAGCGCGAGCTCCGACAAGTGCCGTGGCGGCGGCCGCTACTTCTTCGCCCTGACCTGGGACAAGGTCTCCACGGGCGTTCCGGAGCGGTTGCCGATCGAACTGCTGGTCGGTATCGAACCCGCCGCAACCGATCCCGGCCCGGCCGCCACACCGCCGCCGACGGCCTTCGCCGAGCCCACCGGCTCGGGCACACCCGCCATCGGCGGCGGATCGTTCAACGTGGCCACGCCACTAACGGGCAGCGGCCGCTACACCGACACCCTCCGGCAAGGCGAGTTCGTGTTCTATCGGGTCCGGCTGGATTGGGGCCAAGGCCTCGCCTACCGGGTGCGCTTCGGCGGCAACGGCGGGCGCGGCCTCGAGAACCTCTCCAGTATCCGTACTACGCTCTACAGCCCGATTCGCCAGGAGATCGACTCCGACTTCGCCGCCTACACCGGCACCGACACCGTCCTGCCGACGGACAAGCCGATGGCCACGGTTCCCATCCGCTACGCCAACCGGACCGCCGACGACATCAAAGCCCGCAGAGAGTCGGTGGCGGGCTGGTACTACCTCGCGGTGAAGGTGGGCTCGACCTTCGAGCAGGGTGATGCCGCACCGGTATCGATCCAGCTGGATCTCACCGTCAGCGGCGCGCGGGAGAACGGACCGACGTACTCCTCCGGCATCGACGACGGAGTCTTCGGCGAGAAGGCCACCGGCGCGGGCAAGGCGAACGGCAGGCCGCGCACTGCGGCGGCGCCCACCGCCGACGCGGACACCAGGTCAGCGACGAAGTGGCTTCTGGTCGCGGGACTCGGCGCGGGCGCCGTCGGCGTTGTCGCGGTGATCGCAGGCCTGTTGGTGGCCCGCAGGCGAGGCTAG
- a CDS encoding ABC transporter permease, whose translation MTISTTDRTASAPVFGDSSDFAGTRQLLRLYLRRDRIVLPLWTLLIGLMPAFQIASIKDLYDTQAELDSFARTTADSPALLAMYGPVFSSEFGSIGTWKAGAMYTMIAIATVLTVIRHTRVEEETGRAELVGATSIGRYAGLTAALIMTYSGALFAGIVCALSLYGNDLPGAGSLAFGAALAASGILWGSVAAVAAQVSAGARVARGVAFGTLGAAFALRAVGDAGNGVLSWFSPIGWCLQIRPYASERWWVLIPLCAVAVLGTATAYALLGNRDTGSGLLAERPGPPAAAPSLSGPLGLAWRLQRGTLLAWTVGFALYGLLIGGAVNSVGDMLDSSATIRDIVTRMGGSEQLQQSFITYAIAMLAAAASAYSISAALRLHDEESSARAEATLSGAVGRSRYALSHIGFALLGPATALLVAGAAIGVVYGSSAGDLGTKLPQSIGAAAVQLPAVWVVTGITVALYGLVPRFTPVAWGVLSAMVVLYFVGSLDGLPQWMVDLVPYIHPPKLPGAEFQAQPVLWLLGITAILLGVGIAAFRRRDLR comes from the coding sequence ATGACCATCTCCACCACCGACCGCACCGCCTCGGCACCGGTATTCGGCGACTCCAGCGATTTCGCGGGCACCCGCCAGCTGCTGCGGCTGTATCTGCGGCGGGACCGGATCGTGCTGCCGCTGTGGACGCTGCTGATCGGTCTGATGCCCGCTTTCCAGATCGCCAGCATCAAGGATCTGTACGACACCCAGGCCGAGCTCGACAGCTTCGCCAGAACCACGGCGGACAGCCCGGCGCTGCTCGCCATGTACGGCCCGGTGTTCAGCTCCGAGTTCGGTTCGATCGGCACCTGGAAAGCAGGCGCCATGTACACCATGATCGCCATCGCCACGGTGCTGACGGTGATCCGGCACACCAGGGTCGAGGAGGAGACCGGGCGCGCTGAGCTGGTGGGCGCTACCAGCATCGGCCGCTATGCCGGGCTCACCGCCGCGCTGATCATGACCTATTCCGGCGCGCTGTTCGCCGGAATCGTGTGTGCCTTGTCGCTTTACGGCAACGACCTGCCCGGCGCGGGCTCACTCGCCTTCGGCGCCGCGCTCGCGGCATCGGGCATCCTCTGGGGTTCCGTCGCCGCGGTGGCGGCCCAGGTGAGCGCGGGCGCGCGGGTGGCGCGCGGCGTGGCGTTCGGCACGCTCGGCGCCGCGTTCGCGCTGCGGGCCGTCGGCGACGCCGGAAACGGTGTGCTGTCCTGGTTTTCGCCGATCGGTTGGTGCCTGCAGATCCGGCCGTACGCGAGCGAACGCTGGTGGGTGCTGATCCCGCTGTGCGCCGTCGCGGTGCTCGGCACCGCCACCGCGTACGCGCTGCTCGGCAACCGCGACACCGGCTCGGGGCTGCTCGCCGAGCGTCCCGGACCGCCGGCCGCGGCCCCCAGCCTGTCCGGCCCGCTCGGACTGGCCTGGCGGCTGCAACGCGGCACGCTGCTGGCCTGGACCGTCGGCTTCGCCCTCTACGGCCTGCTGATCGGCGGCGCGGTCAACAGCGTCGGCGACATGCTCGATAGCAGCGCCACCATTCGCGACATCGTCACCAGGATGGGTGGCTCCGAGCAGTTGCAGCAGTCGTTCATCACCTATGCCATTGCGATGCTCGCCGCGGCCGCGTCGGCCTACTCGATCTCCGCCGCCCTGCGGCTGCACGACGAGGAGTCCAGCGCACGCGCCGAGGCCACGCTGTCCGGCGCGGTCGGTCGCTCCCGATACGCGCTCAGCCATATCGGTTTCGCGCTACTCGGTCCTGCGACGGCGTTGCTGGTCGCCGGTGCCGCGATCGGCGTCGTGTACGGCTCCTCGGCGGGCGATCTGGGGACGAAGTTGCCGCAGTCGATCGGCGCGGCGGCCGTGCAACTGCCCGCGGTCTGGGTGGTCACCGGCATCACGGTGGCCCTGTACGGTCTCGTACCGCGGTTCACTCCGGTCGCGTGGGGCGTGCTCAGCGCCATGGTGGTGCTCTACTTCGTCGGTTCCCTGGACGGGCTGCCGCAGTGGATGGTGGATCTGGTGCCCTACATCCATCCGCCGAAGCTGCCCGGCGCGGAGTTCCAGGCGCAGCCGGTGCTGTGGCTACTCGGAATCACCGCGATCCTGCTCGGCGTCGGTATCGCCGCGTTTCGCAGGCGCGACCTGCGCTGA
- a CDS encoding ABC transporter ATP-binding protein: MSDVIEVHDLRKTFGHVAALDGLDLSVTEGEIHGFLGPNGAGKSTTIRVLLGILRATAGRARIFGRDPWADAVALHHELAYVPGDVTLWPSLSGGETIDLLARMRGGINDKRRGELIDRFDLDPRKKARAYSKGNRQKVALISALASDVHLLLLDEPTAGLDPLMEQVFRECVNEAQERGTTVLLSSHILSEVEALCDRVTIIRAGRTVESGSLSDMRHLSRTSITAELLGEPGDLSRIPGVEDIERDGATLRCQVEGEHLGELIRVLGDAGVRSLISAPPTLEELFLRHYHVDGEAPDTAATTGKKVRA, translated from the coding sequence ATGTCCGACGTCATCGAAGTCCACGATCTCCGCAAAACCTTCGGACACGTCGCCGCGCTCGACGGACTGGATCTCAGTGTGACCGAGGGCGAGATCCATGGCTTCCTCGGACCCAACGGCGCAGGCAAGTCGACCACGATCCGGGTACTGCTCGGCATCCTGCGGGCCACCGCGGGCCGGGCTCGGATCTTCGGCCGCGATCCGTGGGCCGACGCGGTCGCCCTGCACCACGAACTGGCTTATGTCCCCGGCGATGTCACGCTGTGGCCGTCGCTGTCCGGCGGCGAGACCATCGACCTGCTTGCCAGGATGCGGGGCGGCATCAACGATAAACGCCGCGGCGAACTGATCGACCGGTTCGACCTCGACCCGCGCAAGAAGGCGCGCGCCTATTCCAAGGGCAACCGTCAGAAGGTCGCGCTGATCTCCGCACTGGCTTCCGATGTGCATCTGCTACTGCTCGATGAGCCGACCGCGGGCCTCGACCCGCTGATGGAGCAGGTCTTCCGGGAATGCGTGAACGAGGCGCAGGAGCGCGGCACCACCGTCCTGCTGTCCAGCCACATCCTCTCCGAGGTGGAGGCGCTGTGTGACCGGGTGACCATCATCCGCGCCGGGCGCACGGTGGAGAGCGGCTCACTGTCAGACATGCGCCACCTCTCGCGCACCTCGATCACCGCCGAATTACTCGGCGAACCCGGCGATCTCAGCCGTATCCCTGGCGTGGAGGACATCGAGCGGGACGGCGCCACGCTGCGCTGCCAGGTCGAGGGCGAGCACCTCGGCGAGCTGATCCGGGTGCTCGGCGACGCCGGCGTGCGCAGTCTGATCAGCGCTCCGCCCACGCTCGAGGAACTGTTCCTGCGGCACTACCACGTCGACGGCGAGGCACCGGACACCGCCGCGACCACCGGGAAGAAGGTGCGAGCATGA
- a CDS encoding TetR/AcrR family transcriptional regulator, with protein MFNKQPVSQGPADDLTTAARIRDAAIEVFGEHGFQVGVRTIAAAAGVSPGLVNHHFGSKDGLRVACDDRVLQLIRDEKFKAITAPSVAKGMLNALAEIESYGPLVAYMVRSLQAGGPMAKSLLDHMVSDAEGYLEQGVEAGMIKPSRDPAARARYLILLNVGATLLYMQMRRQHGEKIDYRKAVRELTEELTAPALEFYTQGLLTDPTILDTFTKEN; from the coding sequence GTGTTTAACAAACAGCCCGTTTCGCAAGGACCCGCCGACGATCTGACCACCGCGGCCCGCATCCGCGACGCCGCGATCGAGGTGTTCGGCGAGCACGGATTCCAGGTCGGAGTCCGCACGATCGCCGCCGCCGCAGGCGTCTCCCCCGGGTTGGTCAATCATCACTTCGGTTCCAAGGACGGCTTGCGCGTCGCCTGCGACGACCGCGTTCTGCAACTGATCCGCGACGAGAAGTTCAAGGCGATCACGGCGCCCTCCGTCGCGAAAGGCATGCTCAACGCCCTCGCCGAGATCGAGTCGTACGGACCGCTGGTCGCCTACATGGTACGCAGCCTCCAGGCGGGAGGACCGATGGCGAAATCGCTACTCGATCACATGGTTTCCGACGCCGAGGGGTACCTCGAGCAGGGGGTCGAGGCGGGCATGATCAAACCGAGTCGCGACCCGGCGGCACGCGCCAGATACCTGATATTGCTCAATGTCGGCGCCACTCTGCTGTACATGCAGATGCGCAGGCAACACGGCGAGAAGATCGACTACCGCAAGGCTGTTCGCGAACTCACCGAAGAACTCACCGCACCCGCCCTGGAGTTCTACACCCAGGGCCTCCTCACCGATCCAACGATCTTGGACACATTCACCAAGGAGAACTGA
- a CDS encoding acyl-CoA dehydrogenase family protein translates to MTSGTATTADHLRTALDGPWAAVRDEARIQLAGKQFTGNPYLDYKAARARVLEQMRAVAANGYAERGFRRENGGTGEPGAAVVGLEMLAYTDLSLWVKSGVQWGLFGGAVENLGSERHREHIKQLISLDLLGCFAMTESGHGSDVANLETTATYDPQTEEFVVHSPTPSARKDYIGGAAEHARMAAVFAQLITSGENKGVHCLLVPIRDESGADLPGVTTSDDGLKGGLPGVDNGRIVFDHVRVPRENLLNRYADVAPDGAYSSEIENPSRRFFTTLGTLVRGRVSVGGAAAAGARVALSIAVRYALKRRQFADPDTGAETVLLDYRSHQRRLLPLVAKSYALAFAQNDLVRRMHLVQTGQDLEPGAQRALEKRAAGLKVAQTEHATRAIQECREACGGAGYLTENRLVTLKADTDVFTTFEGDNIVLTQLVAKELLTAYADEVRDLDALGWVRFAATMAGDVVRKRSGVRQLIQTLKDRGDESIDDGDLSRRAVQLQLFADREDYLVRTAGHRLRARAADTRPFEAFNNAQDHILAAGAAHIDRLVLEAFIEGIEGIEDPDARALADSMCDLFVYSTIEENQSWYIMHRFMSVDRAKAVRRGVNELVDRLRPHAHALVEAMGVPESMLGAAMLDDASVFDRT, encoded by the coding sequence ATGACTTCCGGCACCGCAACGACGGCCGATCACCTACGTACTGCACTCGATGGACCCTGGGCGGCCGTCCGCGACGAAGCTCGCATCCAGCTGGCGGGGAAGCAGTTCACCGGGAACCCCTACCTCGACTACAAGGCGGCGCGGGCGCGGGTGCTCGAGCAGATGCGTGCCGTCGCCGCGAACGGCTACGCCGAGCGGGGATTCCGGCGGGAGAACGGCGGAACCGGCGAGCCGGGGGCGGCGGTGGTCGGACTGGAGATGCTGGCCTACACGGATCTGTCGCTGTGGGTGAAGTCGGGTGTGCAGTGGGGATTGTTCGGCGGCGCTGTGGAGAATCTCGGCAGCGAACGGCACCGGGAGCACATAAAACAGCTGATCTCGCTGGATCTGCTCGGATGCTTCGCCATGACCGAGTCCGGACATGGCAGTGATGTCGCGAATCTGGAGACCACGGCGACCTATGATCCGCAGACCGAGGAGTTTGTCGTGCACTCGCCGACACCGTCGGCACGCAAGGACTATATCGGCGGTGCGGCCGAACACGCCAGAATGGCAGCGGTTTTCGCGCAGTTGATCACCAGCGGCGAGAACAAGGGTGTGCACTGCCTGCTGGTGCCGATCCGCGACGAGAGCGGTGCCGATCTACCCGGGGTGACCACCTCCGACGACGGACTCAAGGGTGGCCTGCCCGGTGTCGACAATGGGCGCATCGTCTTCGACCACGTGCGCGTGCCCCGGGAGAACCTGCTCAACCGCTACGCCGATGTCGCGCCGGATGGCGCCTACAGCTCCGAGATCGAGAACCCGAGCCGCCGGTTCTTCACCACGCTGGGCACGCTGGTGCGCGGCCGGGTCAGCGTCGGTGGCGCCGCGGCGGCCGGTGCGCGGGTGGCGCTGAGCATCGCGGTGCGTTACGCACTGAAGCGGCGCCAGTTCGCCGACCCGGACACCGGCGCGGAGACGGTGCTGCTGGATTACCGCAGCCACCAGCGTCGCCTGCTGCCGCTGGTCGCGAAGTCCTACGCGCTCGCGTTCGCGCAGAACGACCTGGTACGTCGGATGCATCTGGTGCAGACCGGCCAGGACCTCGAGCCGGGCGCGCAGCGTGCGCTGGAGAAGCGCGCGGCGGGCCTGAAGGTCGCGCAGACCGAGCACGCCACCCGTGCCATCCAGGAGTGCCGCGAAGCGTGCGGCGGCGCGGGCTATCTGACCGAGAACCGGCTCGTCACGTTGAAGGCGGACACCGACGTGTTCACCACCTTCGAGGGCGACAACATCGTGCTCACCCAGTTGGTGGCCAAGGAGCTGCTCACCGCCTACGCCGACGAAGTGCGCGACCTGGACGCGCTCGGCTGGGTGCGCTTCGCCGCAACCATGGCGGGGGATGTGGTGCGCAAGCGATCGGGCGTTCGCCAGCTGATCCAAACCCTCAAGGATCGCGGTGACGAGTCGATCGACGACGGGGACCTGTCGCGTCGCGCGGTGCAGCTGCAGCTGTTCGCCGACCGGGAGGACTACCTGGTCCGCACCGCGGGACACCGGTTGCGCGCCCGGGCCGCGGACACCCGGCCGTTCGAGGCGTTCAACAACGCCCAAGACCACATCCTGGCCGCAGGCGCGGCGCATATCGACCGGTTGGTGCTCGAGGCGTTCATCGAGGGCATCGAGGGCATCGAGGACCCGGACGCGCGCGCGCTCGCCGACTCGATGTGCGATCTGTTCGTCTACTCGACGATCGAGGAGAACCAGTCCTGGTACATCATGCACCGGTTCATGTCGGTCGACCGGGCGAAGGCGGTGCGCCGGGGCGTGAACGAGCTGGTCGACCGGCTGCGTCCGCACGCGCATGCCTTGGTCGAGGCGATGGGCGTGCCCGAGTCGATGCTGGGTGCGGCCATGCTCGACGACGCGAGCGTGTTCGACCGGACGTAG